Proteins encoded together in one Oncorhynchus masou masou isolate Uvic2021 chromosome 3, UVic_Omas_1.1, whole genome shotgun sequence window:
- the fndc7a gene encoding fibronectin type III domain-containing protein 7, which yields MGATDFKVLQLLLLISLSEICGAQKDITLSVFQVSTKSMTVRWSRYSGASSYKITATPKNSPQPSAFAQFSGNSVMGSVNSLSANTMYTMRVEAIGKAGNVLSSAEVDGSSSPEVPTIKQAYSKQSDSITVEFSEVMGASGYILRAESEVGDFLSETAVTSTPGTVLQLQPYTDYTLSVMSVNSAGRSQPSAPVQIRTVVVAPQLNSTSPRNDTILVTWSPVNHAVLYTLCIIKEGSNSRLKLNTSDPFMTFDDLEPGTIYCVKGTAWDLDGRPGDDLTVCQITRPLSPGTIQVLLTQTRSGGLAVYWQMVHGADVYLAKTSTGQNCSASGRFCMISPLSCGQNHSVTVTAENSAGTSNPSDPEEFITFPCPLEQVWVDEHQAGSCWVSWTKMPLVEYYIAFVKRDDGSEERCNTTDTTCHFYCMCGYTYLITMFTYNQAGSSPPGDVFNYTTIPCCPEDVTIALVSTETLEIMWSLVRGAELYKTTAAEIDDVIHCQDTAPVCALSNLRCNTQYSVVVTPCSEIRGCNRTCTPHTHETAPCSPEILSVSQTNSSSSVSVLYTAPNTPNTTYTVTAVGLTDTHTCQSLSTSCQLTQLPCGATYDVTAYARTAVGPSLSSYSVPLETGPCCPHTLTVDQVTQAMTNVTWSPATGARSYVTALTSSRGHAKCHTMDTHCLMGCITCGTNYSVSLEAISRTGHKAECRYHGFSSSACCPSSVKLYRMANKSLRVYWHSSGPQNHTVDLIGTGTNHTCIPPPLSSSCDVAEVMCGDVYTMVVAPVNQDGSKVTFCPGRIYSVSCSGSNVGMVIYRGKRRVD from the exons ATGGGAGCAACAGATTTTAAAGTGTTACAGCTCTTGCTTTTAATCAGTTTATCTGAG ATATGTGGAGCGCAAAAAG ACATAACGTTATCCGTGTTCCAAGTGTCCACAAAAAGTATGACGGTGCGATGGAGTCGTTACTCTGGGGCCAGCTCCTACAAAATCACCGCCACACCAAAGAACTCTCCTCAACCGTCCGCATTCGCCCAGTTCAGCGGGAACTCCGTCATGGGCTCTGTTAACTCTCTCTCCGCCAACACGATGTACACCATGCGGGTCGAGGCCATTGGCAAAGCGGGCAACGTCCTGAGCAGTGCAGAGGTGGACGGGAGctcat CCCCCGAGGTACCTACCATTAAGCAGGCCTACTCCAAGCAGAGCGACAGCATCACTGTGGAGTTCAGTGAGGTAATGGGGGCGAGCGGCTACATCCTGCGAGCTGAGTCTGAGGTGGGAGACTTCTTATCAGAGACCGCGGTGACCAGCACCCCCGGCACCGTGCTGCAGCTGCAGCCATACACAGACTACACCCTCAGTGTCATGTCTGTCAACAGCGCGGGACGCAGCCAGCCCTCAGCACCCGTCCAGATCAGAACGG TGGTGGTGGCCCCACAGCTAaactccacctctcccagaaatGACACCATCCTGGTGACCTGGTCCCCGGTCAACCATGCGGTCCTCTATACCCTCTGCATCATCAAGGAGGGCTCCAACTCTCGCCTCAAACTCAACACCAGTGACCCATTCATGACCTTTGATGACCTGGAGCCCGGTACCATCTACTGCGTCAAGGGCACGGCCTGGGACCTGGACGGTCGCCCCGGAGACGACCTCACTGTGTGTCAGATCACCC GTCCTCTCAGCCCTGGGACCATCCAGGTTCTCTTGACTCAGACCAGGTCTGGGGGTTTGGCAGTCTACTGGCAGATGGTGCATGGGGCAGACGTCTACTTGGCAAAGACTTCTACTGGTCAGAACTGCTCTGCCTCAGGGAGGTTCTGTATGATCAGCCCACTGAGCTGCGGGCAGAACCACAGTGTGACTGTTACAGCCGAGAACAGCGCTGGAACCAGCAACCCCTCTGACCCAGAGGAATTCATCACAT tcccaTGCCCTCTGGAGCAAGTCTGGGTAGATGAGCACCAGGCGGGCAGCTGCTGGGTGTCGTGGACTAAGATGCCCTTGGTGGAGTACTACATCGCTTTTGTCAAGAGAGACGACGGGTCTGAGGAGCGCTGTAACACCACTGACACCACCTGTCACTTCTACTGCATGTGTGGCTACACCTACCTCATCACCATGTTCACCTACAACCAGGCTGGCTCCAGTCCACCGGGAGACGTGTTCAACTATACCACCA TTCCCTGTTGCCCAGAGGACGTTACCATAGCACTGGTGTCGACGGAGACCCTGGAGATCATGTGGTCGTTGGTGCGGGGGGCGGAGCTATACAAGACGACGGCGGCGGAGATTGATGATGTCATCCACTGTCAGGACACGGCGCCTGTGTGTGCTCTGTCCAACCTACGCTGTAACACACAGTACAGTGTGGTGGTGACACCATGCAGTGAAATACGAGGCTGCAACCGCACCtgcacacctcacacacacgagacag CTCCCTGTTCTCCAGAGATCCTGAGTGTATCTCAGACCAACTCATCCTCGAGTGTCAGTGTCTTGTACACGGCCCCCAACACCCCCAACACTACCTACACCGTCACAGCCGTGGgcctcactgacacacacacctgtcaatcaCTCTCCACCTCTTGCCAGCTCACACAGCTGCCCTGCGGAGCCACCTATGATGTCACAGCGTATGCCAGGACAGCAGTGGGGCCAAGCCTGTCCAGCTATAGCGTGCCCCTGGAAACAG GTCCCTGCTGCCCCCACACCCtgacagtagaccaggtgacCCAGGCCATGACCAACGTCACCTGGTCCCCCGCTACAGGGGCGCGCTCCTATGTCACGGCGCTGACATCATCTCGGGGACACGCCAAGTGCCACACCATGGACACACACTGCCTGATGGGATGCATCACCTGTGGGACCAACTATAGCGTGAGCCTGGAGGCCATCAGCAGGACAGGCCACAAGGCAGAATGCAGATATCATGGGTTCTCATCCA GCGCCTGTTGTCCATCGAGTGTCAAGCTCTACCGGATGGCCAACAAATCTCTGAGGGTGTACTGGCACTCCTCGGGCCCCCAGAACCACACGGTGGACCTGATTGGGACAGGCACCAACCACACCTGCATCCCCCCACCTCTCAGCAGCTCCTGTGACGTGGCTGAGGTCATGTGTGGGGACGTCTACACCATGGTGGTGGCACCTGTCAATCAGGATGGGAGCAAAGTCACATTCTGTCCCGGCAGGATCTACTCTG TGTCCTGCTCCGGAAGCAACGTAGGAATGG